In a genomic window of Siniperca chuatsi isolate FFG_IHB_CAS linkage group LG1, ASM2008510v1, whole genome shotgun sequence:
- the adma gene encoding adrenomedullin a yields the protein MKLIFQSFLYCCLLATVGHCVELEVNPELKKRLSIWLGSRLRRDLDSVSVEKTAESEHFVRPEDIRDTLLPHSSTDINVRTKRSKASANQSRRQGCSLGTCTVHDLAHRLHQLNNNLRVGTAPVDKISPQGYGRRRRSLPAHRVTLRLEQGRLRPVRSITDSQVHKLEALLRRT from the exons atgaaattgaTCTTCCAGTCCTTCCTCTATTGCTGTCTGCTGGCGACAGTTGGACACTGTGTGGAACTTGAAGTGAATCCTGAGTTGAAAAAAAG GCTAAGCATATGGCTAGGGAGCAGATTGAGACGGGATCTTGACAGCGTATCAGTAGAGAAGACAGCAGAGTCTGAGCACTTTGTCAGACCAGAAGATATCAGGGATACTTTGCTGCCACATTCCAG caCTGACATCAATGTCCGAACCAAGAGGTCTAAAGCCTCAGCCAACCAGTCAAGAAGGCAAGGTTGTTCGCTGGGCACCTGCACAGTGCACGACCTGGCACACCGCCTGCACCAGCTCAATAACAATTTAAGGGTCGGGACTGCCCCTGTTGACAAGATCAGCCCACAGGGATACGGCCGGAGGCGTCGATCTCTTCCAGCGCACAGAGTCACACTGAGGCTAGAGCAGGGCAGGCTGAGGCCCGTGAGGAGCATAACTGACTCACAAGTTCACAAGCTTGAGGCTCTCCTCAGACGGACATGA